The Carassius gibelio isolate Cgi1373 ecotype wild population from Czech Republic chromosome B11, carGib1.2-hapl.c, whole genome shotgun sequence genomic sequence taattttgattCACTCAAGTTGATTAGTGGAATAGTTCATAAACTTTAGCAAAATGCTGTAATTATGACTGTGAAGACAAATTTTCTAGTAatgaatcaaaatgttttttcaatGTTCTTATTCAGACAACTGAATAAGAAGACttattagataacatttaaatggtaaggtgaaaatgttatgtaatatgaatcataatctttttttttcgtgGTTGTGTGCTTCCGGTTCATACTTGCTGAAGGCAAACCtaacatggttttaaaaaaaatagttctcaGGCTTATTGACCTTTTAGCATGGTAAACTCTCGCACTTACAACCAAAATGAACTGTTCAccatttaaatatactgtatgattTTACAGATTCTTCTGtgttttaaaattgattaaaaaaatagtgCTGGCTCGAAATTTCATATAACATTCAGAATGTGGCTTTCAAAATAGTTGCCATCTTCAGTGTTATACCTTATTTAAGACTGGTGACGTTCAACCACAACTTTCCACTGACTGTATATAATCACTGAGCATTTCCGTGGTTGTGTCTTTAAGGGGAGACTTGATCAGCACtttgataaaaatattaaagatcATTATAAGAAGGTATTTGAAAATCGAACTAATTTGTGTGAGTTTCTGAAGGCATCATGTGGATTATACACCCTTTGTTTCTTATTACTCTTTATATGTTTCTCTTCAGTGTGCTGGCAGGTAAGACACGTGGCttagattttattacattttttacttcaaaatacatTATGATGATTGTTCATATCCAGAAATGTAgactatattttttaaatataaaaacatataataataataataataataataataataataataataataataataataaaatgtatgatttaaggttttaaaataatattcttaaaGAAAATGTGCATTgtgtaaaatacaattttttttttccttatttaaaaactgttagatatactgtataaaacaacagttaaccAATTTTTTTGGAATTGGAAACAAATGTGACAGAGAATGATATACTATgaacaaatactgtacaatataTTGATGTAAATGATGCttgaaattaatttgacatgacatTTGTAACTACATACACAGTTTTGTAAATTAATATGGAATATTGAAACTGAATATAGAAAAAAGCACACATTTGTATAGATTACCACTTGTATTAGATTgttttaatgcaaattaaatgtttgtttttttttctttcagataacaacaataaaaatgcagGAAGCACACCTTGGTAATTCTATAATTCTCTATTTTCTCtacaagttttttgtttttttactgaaatatcaCTTGAATCTATCATATCTAATTCTGTATGTGAACTATGCAACAAGTATTTAGTAGATTCAcaatataacacattttaaatctTTCATTTAGCCTTCGAGTTACAGTACTTGTATTTTATTCCGTGAGAAGTGATCGAGTTGGTTGTAATGCCTTAAAACTCTTCTTCTCCCCACTACGTAATTTAATCTTGTGATGATTCCAGATATCACCATTTCTTTCTGCATTGTTTTAGTGAATATCTTCAACCGCTGATGTACGGCATCATTTGTTTCCTCGCTGTCATAATCCTCATTCTCCTGATACTTCTGTTTAAAATGTTCATCGCGATGCAACGTGGTGAGTCCACCACAGTGCTATTTTGAATTGCTTATTTATTCCTTATCAAACTAAATGACCAGTGCTTGTTTGCATTACGATGAAGTCTCTTTTTTATTCATAAGATGTAgctttggtatgtgtgtgattattataatttgttgttgttgtttgaactCAGCCATTAAAAGAGTCACTATCCACACAACCAGCGATACGAGAGAATCAACTGCTTTGTGTCAGAACAATGAATTATGTGTCTCCCCTACTTCAGGCGAtggtaaaaacacacattttgcttTAAGTCACACTCTTCATCCACTGAGGTTTTCACATTAAATTCTTCCCTTGTCAACAATTAGGTGCAGCTAATTCATCTTCCTCTACTAGTTCTGGGACTCCTGACGGCTCGGTAAGTCATTTGAAAACCATTGACTTCGTCCTCACGCATCTGAAAGCCATCAGTATGTATTCCAGATGACTTACGCACCATTTAAAGAATGTTACAATTCTTCATTGCcattttttgtttcataaggggttttgtttttgtgtgtttttggatgtCAGCTGTCAGATCTTTCCACGACCTCTCAACGGTACACAAGTCTTGAAGACCGTCGAAAGACTTCTGACTATATAAATGTTTCAGAAACTACTGCCCTTGGACTAAAAATGGTTAAAGACTATGCGAATGTGAAAGAGGCCCAACAGAAAAGGGTGAAAAGAGAAGGTCAGATTAACGGTGATGACGGTACGACAAGTTTGAGCAGCGATGATTCTGGTCTAAATTACTCCAAGGTTGTCTTTACTAAGACAGAGAAGTAAAAGCTGTAATtagtaaaaatcataaaaatagtcTTAAAAGGATCAGTctctcagaaatgaaaattatgtcatcatttactcaacctcacgtTGTTTCCTCCTCCTGgggaacaaaaaatatatatatttggaagaaTGCTTTCACCCATGCAATTAAAAAGTCACTGggatttaaaataacatttcatttacATAGACAAAGATAcataaaaatcttattttaagtAAGTCTTGcgattttggaacaacatgggggtcaGTGAATAATCAGGTgaattttccatttaattttcttttagattcaattaaaaatattgatttagtttattttatatgaaaacgtaaaataaattaaaaaaggttGCCATGAACAGAAGAAATgggatgcatttttatttttccaatgcATTTTTGGGTGTGCATTTTAGTGCGTTTTTCAGATCATAAACCACCACATCCTGACAGGAAGGAACCAGACATGCATCTGTGAAAGTCTTACAGTAATAAATAACTACTCTAAATGTGCAGTCATCAAATGCTGTACTGTGATAACAAACATGCCCCTTTTCAACATCGACACTTTATGCTTTTCCACCACCAAGCATCATTTTTTCTTTTAGGGCCCGAgggaaaccataaaaaaaaaaacctcacatgatgtaatgcaaaatctCTTAGGAACATTGTTATAAAATgatcattttgaaatatatcttATCCCAGATGTATCCCAGTACCATCACgtttaatatttgatatttacaggtttaatattttagatttatgtcACATCAAAATGGCGATATTATGGTGAATCCCATCAACTTGCATTGCCAGTGTCCCACCACTTGGTGGTATCAACAGCTCTGCATGTGTTACTGGTGATGGAGTAAACATTATGAAGTCTTTTAGGATGTGAACTTTGTGTTAAAATGTGGTGTCATTTGTTGCTCACTGAAACAAATTCAGTGTTAACTGTTGGTGGTTGAGAAGATTCCCCCCTTCTATGCAAAGCACTTTGAGCACCCAGAAAAGTGctacataaatgtaaggaaatataatatcattttaaGCCAAATTCTAACCACAGATTGCAATATCTGATCACCACAGACTCTGAAAATAACCTAAAGGGACTATAAAAGTCACCGTCTTTATTCCGATAAGACACAGATGTTTAAATAATTCGAGGAGACATCCAAGTTCCAAGAAACGCTTCTATTTTGAGTTAgcatttgaattgaattcattACAAATTAAGTTGTGTTTTGCGGCGCTCCTTTCAGGTACTGCGCAGAGACTGCTTTAAATTCATCTTCCAGAATGGAATAATTGCAGTTCAGTTAACTTAAAGTGCATGTTTTTGCAAATCTTGTGTCATAGAAGCTTTGCAACAAACACGCCGCCTGCATGTGGTTCTGTTTGAGATTGAATTACAGTTCATTCCATAACAGATGCTGAAGTTGAAGAGTCTTCCATCTTTAGTGGCAgggcaaaaaaaagaaatgctgttGCATTGCTCACATCCGACTAATAATGGCCTTTGATCTGTCTGTTTCATTAAATACTCGGCTGCGAGCACATCACGTTGTTAGTCCAAGATAGATTGTTCTTAATAAATTCAGAATGAAACCAACcctttttctttatataaaaaagtgTCATTGTCACATAATCAAACATATAatttcaaaagtgtttttttcgCAGGCAGTAAAAAGAAATTGACTATTGCACAATGCAAGGCAATGATACAGGGAGGATTCCAGTCATTTTTTGGCACATCCACAGGGGTTTGGCCTGTGAAATTTGGTGGTTTGGTTAAACAACAGCACTCTGTTTTCAGGAATCCCGACTTAAAATCTATTCTCCTAAACCGTAtcataaaaatgctaattcaagATTCTGACATTTAAACCCAAGCTTTGCACAAAGTTTACTTAGTGGTAATCTATCCATTGCTAATAAGCCAGTGTAATCGAATTAGgttgtaaaactgaaataactaATGACAGAAAGGGGAAAACAAAGAACAGTGGTTGTAAGCTgtcattaaaatgtcttaatagcTCTGTTTGATGTTGAAGTCTTTAGTATGTAAACAGTATTACAATCACTtcatgatcaaaaaaaaaaaaaacatggaatgtGTTTAATTTCTTGTGTGCAATGAACATTTAACCACTGAAACCATACACCAATAAACTGCTCTTGCCTTAATACCAAACTGTTTAAGACATTTTATGGTGGATTTCAGTTTAAACACTGCTTTCTCATTTTTATAGTAATGGGAATAAAAAGGAACTGATGTCAAACTGATATCTCACTGACATACACGCTATTGGTCACGTAAAAACCTAAAATAGCAAGTGAGTGTCCTTTACAGTTTTCATTTCCAGCATGACACATCATTTAAATGCTTTCATGCCTAAAAGTAACCCAAAAATTCAAgtttgtcttcatttactcaacctcacatTGTtcaaaacccataagactttgtttttttctgtgaagcACAAAAGGAAATCTTGTCTCAGTTGCCCTTTTTCACAAAATTAGGCCACATGTGGAAGCAAAAGCACCATGAAACCATTATTTAACAGGTCCTTACAATGGAATATGATTTAGAAACACGAGGGTGTGTAAATAACaacagtatttttcttttcttttctttttttcccaaacTAATTCTTTGCACATACTTCTGCCctgacatttattattttattaaagtcacATGTTAGAGGATAGAGAAGCAGCATGTGACACgaaagcaataaaaaaacacacatctgaGTCAAGACAGAgatgtgaaatgaaaaaaaaacaacaattaaccTGAAATAAACTAACCAACTAACACAAGattgttttattgaaaatgaatAGTTTTAATGATATTGTTCATTTTGACTGTGCTCCGGTGTTCCACAGAGCACCCAtctgttttactcatttattGGTACTGAACAAAATACATTGTTATTAGATTCCTTTTAACAATATGAGCCAAGCAAAACATTAGATTAGTTATGTGCTTCTGACATAAAGACAACACTAGAATGTGGCTACATTCCACCTgccctgtatatacagtatatattcatttatttatttacactccatatatatttctgtttgaatatgaGTACAATCTTAAactggcatgaaagaaaaatgaactctcttctcttttttttaagaattattgaTATTTTCCATTCAACATTTCATGGTCATTTTGCCAAGTCAAAATGTACAAAGAGAAGATGAATGTGTCAAATCTAGTTTGTGTGAGAATGCttaaaatattttcagattttccAATGGACCATGTGCCAGATCAAGTCTTTCCTGTTctagtttttaaaaatgtattataattccATATACAGAATGAGAAAAAGCAACCTGCTGGTATTTTGTCTCccaatttattgtttgtttggaaTAAATAATGAACTCTAACTCACATTGGAAACATCAAAGAATGTTGATTTTTCTGTTTGAACGAGATCACTTGGGACACCCTGCTGAAAAGACCACCAGAGAGAGTAACAAGCATATGTTTCGGCTACTGGGCACAGCATGTTTCTCTCCAGACCAGCACTGACCTATGCCATTCTAAGTGGGTCTTCTCAGCAGAGCAAGAATGACCTGTGAGACACTTACTTTTTGCTGTCTGTAAAACAGGACAGTTATGAGCAGAAGTCCACCACACGCTAATGTAATAATGAGCACAGTGCCAAAAGAGATGATTGTACTGCTGGATTGTTCTGTGGCAGGGTTCTCCTGTGTTTCTCGGTCTGGATGGGTTTGGTTCTTCATCTCCTGCCTATCCTCCTGGGATCTGCTGTCTTTGAACACCAAAGGCATCTTTGGTGAATCATCACAGAATTAAAAACACATGACTGACGCGACCTTGAAGGCATTCTTCTACTTGAGAAACACTTTGATGTCTGCCACACTTAAATACAATAGAAATCTTACATGGAAAGCATTTAATAGAGTGATATTTAAAAACTGACAAAGGCAGACCGTAATAtttctaaaatgaaaaagaaaatggaaaccgtaaataataaatgtcaaaacattaataaaaaaaaataataataatctgagtTCCTCACCTTTTCTGAGCTTCGCCTCATGGATGGTTCTCATGAAATTCCTTGGCACCCTCACCGGACTTTGGGTGTGTGTTTGGAAATTTTCAGGAGGGCTGTGGAAATGACCTGGCTGTTCAACAAGGGCACT encodes the following:
- the LOC127968451 gene encoding uncharacterized protein LOC127968451, translated to MWIIHPLFLITLYMFLFSVLADNNNKNAGSTPCEYLQPLMYGIICFLAVIILILLILLFKMFIAMQRAIKRVTIHTTSDTRESTALCQNNELCVSPTSGDGAANSSSSTSSGTPDGSLSDLSTTSQRYTSLEDRRKTSDYINVSETTALGLKMVKDYANVKEAQQKRVKREGQINGDDGTTSLSSDDSGLNYSKVVFTKTEK